The Chloroflexus aggregans DSM 9485 genome segment TTATTCGGAATGGCGCTTTCAAGCCCAAACGGCGAACTAATCTGCATACCGGGATAGGCTTGTTTTCCGCCGACCGGTTCTTGCTTGTCGAAGTGAGCCGTGTTGTGACAGCGGGAGAGATATTGACCTAAGAGATCGTTTTTCCAAGTACTGTCATCGAGCAGATTTGTCACCGTCCGAGCGCCTGCTTGAACAGGCAGATGTAGGTTTACACCGGTCAACTGACTGTAACGGTTGGCAAGTGCATTGCGAGGCAGAGCAGAACCTTGGGGGTTACTGGCTTGCACCTTGAGCTGCTCGTCCGAACACTTGCGGTAATCGTGCAACCAGCCGATGGCTTCGGCCAACAGCAGCATCTCACGATGTTGTGCCAACACATCAAGCTGATTCACGACGCACCTCCCTCCTTTAACTGGCTCGCCACGCGCTGCGCCACATCACCGAGTTCGCTCAGGGTCCGAAACGTGAAGGTGGTGACCGGCGAAGGTTCCGGTGGGGCTGGCTCAGGCGCCGGAGTAGGCGTCTGCTGGGCTTGCGTTTGCCCTCCCTGCTCCCACCACTTTTTTGCTTTGTCGTACAATTGTTTATCCGACTTGCCGTACTTTCGTCCTTGACTCTCGATGAAGCGCTGGTACTCCGCTTCGGATTTCAAAGTGCCATCTTCACGGCGCAGGTCGGGGTGGAGCCGGGTCGGTGATTCGAGGTAGCGGGCCAGTTCAGATGGCTGTGGCGCTGACGGAGCAACAGTCGGCGTCGTCTCTCCGGCCAGTTTGGCATGAATGACAAGTTTACCCTCGCCGGCCAATTGTTCTTCGACGGTACCAAACCCGCTGCTGGTCTTGGCGCCAAAGCCGTAGACGGTGAGCATCGCACGCACACCCTCGGCCACGGCGTGCAGATCGTCCGCTATCTCGGCGCGTCTATCGTCATCAGATTGTCCGAATGGACCAAACGGCACGTAGAGCACGAAGAGATCGCCTTGCGCGCCCTGCGGCACGCATTCCAGCAAGATTGGCCCCCGCGCCCCGACGCCGGTCGTGCGGTCGTGGGGATTGATCACCTCCAGGCTAACCTTGTCGAAGAAGGTTGGGAAAAAGGTGAGGCGGCCGGCAACAAAGTCGCTTTCGGCTGCTCTGACATTACCGAACAATCGTACCATTTGCGTATCCTTGGCTTCATCATCGAGCGTGGTGTACCCACGCAGTTGCCGCATAGCGGAACG includes the following:
- a CDS encoding RAMP superfamily CRISPR-associated protein, yielding MTHDFYARFLFPLVAMTVQSLAVPWLAGETNRLPPGWPDLALLEDPVARFDILAQAMITPYLERARSGTRDQNGGYRLWVEQRAQAFFQQRRAWMQRLGLEPVLPDLTYAPPGSWALHVSFTLRQPYLSRDDQMFHLLDNPLKKERVFKVPYVAASSWKGALRSAMRQLRGYTTLDDEAKDTQMVRLFGNVRAAESDFVAGRLTFFPTFFDKVSLEVINPHDRTTGVGARGPILLECVPQGAQGDLFVLYVPFGPFGQSDDDRRAEIADDLHAVAEGVRAMLTVYGFGAKTSSGFGTVEEQLAGEGKLVIHAKLAGETTPTVAPSAPQPSELARYLESPTRLHPDLRREDGTLKSEAEYQRFIESQGRKYGKSDKQLYDKAKKWWEQGGQTQAQQTPTPAPEPAPPEPSPVTTFTFRTLSELGDVAQRVASQLKEGGAS